Within the Onychostoma macrolepis isolate SWU-2019 chromosome 14, ASM1243209v1, whole genome shotgun sequence genome, the region cacagactgaagtagtttaagtctttggttcttttaattgtgatgattttggctcacatttaacaaaaacccaccaattcactatctcaacaaattagaatacttcatgagaccaataaaaaaaaaaaatttttagtgaattgttggccttctggaaagtatgttcatttactgtatatgtactcaatacttggtaggggctccttttgctttaattactgcctcaatacggcgtggcatggaggtgatcagtttgtggcactgctgaggtggtatggaagcccaggtttctttgacagtggccttcagctcatctgcattgttgggtctggtgtctctcattttcctcttgacaatactccatagattctctttggggttcaggtctggtgagtttgctggccagtcaagcacaccaacaccatggtcatttaaccaacttttggtgcttttggcagtgtgggcaggtgccaaatcctgctggaaaatgaaatcagcatctttaaaaagctggtcagcagaaggaagcattaagttctccaaaatttcttggtaaacgggtgcagtgactttggttttcaaaaaacacaatggaccaacaccagcagatgacattgcaccccaaatcatcagactgtggaaacttaacactggacttcaagcaacttgggctatgagcttctccacccttcctccagactctaggaccttggtttccaaatgaaatacaaaacttgctctcatctgaaaagaggactttggaccactgggcaacagtccagttcttcttctccttagcccaggtaagacacctctgacgttgtctgtggttcaggagtggtggctcttgatgccttgaccccagcctcagtccattccttgtgaagttcacccaaattcttgaatcgattttgcttgacaatcctcataaggttctctcggttggttgtgcatctttttcttccacactttttccttccactcaactttctgttaacatgcttggatacagcactctgtgaacagccagcttctttggcaatggatgtttgtggcttaccctccttgtgaagggtgtcaatgattgtcttctggacaactgtcagatcagcagtcttccccatgattgtgtagcctagtgaaccaaactgagagaccattttgaaggctcaggaaacctttgcaggtgttttgagttgattagctgattggcatgtcaccatattctaatttgttgagatagtgaattggtgggtttttgttaaatgtgagccaaaatcatcacaattaaaagaaccaaagacttaaactacttcagtctgtgcgcattgaatttatttaatacacgagtttcacaatttgagttgaattactgaaataaattaacttttccacgacattctaatttgagatgcacctgtatatctcCTGCCCAATGGCAAAAGCTCATACTCCTTATAGAGAATATGGCTTGGGTCACCAATAATTTTAAGACTCTGCTTCCTAACAGACCTCTCAAAAATGTCCTGAAGAGAAAATGGGGACATGATACCAATTATTTTTCCAGCTCTTCTAACCACATTTTGAAGTTGTGACCTAAGTTTAACAGTCAAATTGCCAAACCAATTTGTAAAACCATAACATATTATCGATTCAATAATTGATCTGTAAAACAGTAACATGATACTTTTGTCCACCCCATAAACCCTGAGCCTTCGCAAAAAGTATATAATTCGTATATAATGTAAAAAGGAGGGGGGAACTTAAACAGCCTTATGACCAATGTATCAGAGAAAGTTGAATTAATTTTCACTTGCTGTTGTCATCCAGTTAGAAATGCATAATACCATTTAATTATCTAGGGTTAACTTTCATCTGTTTTAACTTAAATGACACAATATCTGGAAGTAGAGTATTAAACGCTGAACTCAGATCCATAAACATCACTCTAAGATAAGCTACAGGATTTTCAAGGTGCTTTAAAACAAAGTGCATCATAATATTCAAAGCATCTTCTGTAGCCTACTCCTGTTTTCTTTATACGCAAATTGATAAGGATCTAATTTATGCAATACATTCTCCCTCAACTTCTCTGTCACAATACATTCCAGTGATTTCATCACTGTGAACGTTAACGCTACTGGCCTAAAGCCTTCGATGCTTTCCATATGCAACATaagtcttatttatttattttttttaactacagaACTAgaataatatgttaatattacaTCCTGAATCTTACATCATATTATCTTGTAACACTAACAATACTTTCTCATACTTCACTGCCTAAAGTCTAGAATATGATTTGGATTTTACGATTATTTGCTTGTGAAACTACAGAACAAGAAATGTGTcttttaaagtgtattattaataatattaacactAGAACAATTATAGCCGTGACCTGAAGTgcaccagcagcagcagcaggaagTCAATGATGCGCTTTCCCTCATTGTCTAGACCTTATTGGCTGAAAAATATGGAGTCAGATGACGCAATATTTCCGGGTGCAACAGCACGCGCCGGAGGTAACTGTCGGTCATTGCGCTTGGCAGCGAGAGAGACTGAAACATACAAACCGGCTCTGAAGGTAAGACAACTAAACGCCGGTAAGATTTAACCGGTATCATTTTCTAGCCAGCTACTCCTATAGTCTTAACACCTCAGTAATACTTAACGAGGGggttcttttttcatttttttcgtGTTTACTGCGACAACTTTACAGATGGCTGAAAGCGAGAAAGGGAACGCTAGCTTGCTAACGACGGGTTGTTTCATCGAATCTGAATATTACACGTCCTTACTGGGTCTGAATGAAGATTAAAGTGTGTAAATGGTGTTTTAATACATGACGATTCAATATGAGGCTAGGTGATGGAAAAGCATGTCTTGGCATCCCTCATGATGATGATGCTGCGTTTGACGTTTCACATCCGACAAAGAGcgccatcatcatcatcaccttCTTCATCACATTCAAAAGACTAGAATAGGCGGAATAAAAGAGCTTTAGCGGATTCCATTAATCAAAAATCAGTCGCGTTCCATTTATTAAAACGAGCCGTTTCCACGGTGATGTACAGAACACTTGTAACGTCAGCTGCGTCTCAGATTCTAGAACGGTGTTTTGAACATCCTGTGATCGCGCCCAAAATTGAAGCAGATATATTCTACATATCTTAGAGGTCGGAAAACCTTATTATCGAAAACTATGTATGTTTTATGATATTTCTTACTTTATCCGAGCGTTAAATCGTTTTAAACTAAATGTTTACAGAAAGTTACACTTTGAAAAGTGGAGTTGACATGACATcctcactgtattatgccaatATTTGTATAGTTGTAACGTAGTAATCACCGCCACTCAACGGCAGTATTGATGTGTACTTTGAAAGTGTACATTCAGGTCAACTTGTTATAAGGTGTCCTTCAAGTAAACAGAGGTCGGTTTGTaaaagatgatgatgataaagATAATGGGATCAGATTCAAGATCCAATCATTCTGTTCCTGTCCACCTGTTGAAGATCTGGTCAGTGTCCGTGAGTGGGGTGAGCCGGAGGGATTGATATCATTGGCTGTCTCTGCTCACTGACCACTCTCACCAGGCTGTAGGGTTCACATTGAGTATAACCTTTGTACAGGTTTCAGCTCATTAGGGCAGATTAAAAAATTGCATCAGTCagcatcaacatttgtttcttCGTAAGTAAATTTGTTATTAGGTCATGTAATTAACTTGGGTTGAGCAAGGGTAGAGCTTTAGTTAATTCGATACTCCCAGTGTGAAGGTATGTGAATGTTTAATTATTGACTATTTAATTGTAGACACTAACTTTTTTCCCTGCTGTTTTTACATATTGATGAACTATTATGTGAACGTTAGATGATGGCAagagtaaagttttttttttttaatgactgaaaaatgtaaattaaatgtaaatatttagcaaatgaatatatatatacatttgtgtgtgtgttttataataGTGATGTTTAAATCCATTTATAGTATTTAAGCtttagttgatttttttttttttttttttgaagacaaAAAAGTTCTGAGTTTGAAATTAATATCGATAGCTTATTGGTTATTTgccataacattaaaataaatatggctTATCGTTATTTGCCAGATTGTTAAtattggtgcatccctaatatacattatattgttATCAGCATTGCCCAGTAAAGTTGGTCtttcttacatttataatatagaaatatttttaaatgtaatatttagcaaattgcaaaaaagtagtttttagtatttttatttagacaaTGTAAATATTGACCATTTATCAGGACtgaccacaaaaaaataaaataaaaatacatacatactggTTGactagtacactgtaaaaaaaaaaaaaaaaaaaaagttgagccaacttcaAATTTTAAGGTAACAAGCTTCAGCAGatgtttgagttttctcaacttgtcgttttaagtttatacaacacaaatttgagaatctcccacaaaaataagttgagcaaactcaaaaatctgctgaagctggtgtaaaaaaagtttttttttaagttcgctcaacattttttttttttttttttttccacagtgtAGGTGGTCTTCCTTATATTAGAATAGCAGACATTTGTTTTGCCCAAGCCATGAGCAGTATATCAGGCTGTGGATTGTGTCAACATCACACGCCATTTCACCAGGACTTGATCTCTGATCCAAAATGTTGTCAGTTTAAACAAACAGGAAAGCGCTTAACTGCCATAGTAAAACAGCTTTGGTTATCTGCTGTTATTGAGTGTCTTGCTGAGTCAGTGGAGTATCTTACATTAACCTTTTGCCATTAGCTCATACTCATACTAGCCCCTGCAGCTGGTCACGCTTGTCTTCGCCGTCAGTAAGGACTTGTGTTTCGAGGGATCTAATTTCATAGACAATTCCCAGCTCGGCAGCAATGTAACAGGACGATGCAAAGTTATGTAAATTTTGTGTACAGGTTGTAACAGTAGTATTAAGGTGATGTTGTTTCTGTTCCATATATGAGCAACTCATTTCTACTTCCTTAATCTGACACCAGTCATGTGATCAAGAGATGACCTTATCTGCATGACTCCTGAGATGAAGTTATCTTAATCCAGAGTTCACTTACGTGGCTAATGACGGAGATAAAGTGTTTCTGctaaaatcaacaaaacagaTTTGTTTGAATTGTTTTGGATGTTTCCTTGAAATCTAACCCATGGCCTTGGCATTGCTGCCATGCTGTAACAGCAACTGGAACATTGGATAAAACAAATGTATCAAGTTTCATCTGTACAAACATTAATAGATGTTTGGTAACTGTGTGCTTTAATGTCATGCATTCGTGAATCCACCCTGTCTTTAGGCTAGGGCAGCCTCCGCAGGATCTTTGTGACTTCATACTAGTCGTTAAATGAGAACCGGAGAGACACTGTTCACTGGCCTGGAATGTGTCTTTTTGTGCAGCGCATGTGACCACGTCCTCTAATAAGTCTCGCTTGTCTCATTAAAGCagctgaatgaataaaaaatgttccGCTTGAAGCCTCAAAACTCGATTTTCTCATAGAAATGTCTGGTAGGGCTGTGTTTCAGTTGAGTACACTTGAATAACATGCATTTCCTTTATTTGTTACTGTCATTCTCATCAGGTTGCGCATTTTGGAGCTACATATCAGACAATTCGCTAATCTGTCTGAACTTTGATCTGGGATCCTTAGTAGGACACAGGGCAATAAACTTGCTCTCTATCAGGCTTGGCCTGATCCCTTCATCTTTCAGTCCCCTTCAGCTTCTCAGCAGACGTGCGTCTGAACATGGACCCGAGTACCGTTCTCTTGTTCCCAGTACACGTAGTAGTGTGGCTCTACTCGCTCTTGAGTTTTCTACCATGGTACTTCCTGACTGGAGCTCAGAAAAAGAAAGCCCTGGCAAAGAGGCTCAAATCTAAGTCAACCACCGGTCAGGCTGATGGGCCGTATCGTTCCGTGGATCGCTTCGACTCCCTGGTCACGGAGGACCTCGCTGGAAAAGACACCCTTGATAAGCTATTTGATAATGCGGTGGAGCGTTTTGGTAAAGCGGACTGCCTAGGAACCAGAGAAGTTCTGAGCAAAGAAAATGAGACTCAGCCGAGTGGGAAGGTCTTCAAAAAGGTACGTCCTCCTCTGACATATTCTGTTAGGCTATGGTCACAATGCAAGCCAAAGTgcctcattttaattttctgcTCTAAATCAATTTATTTAGTGAGGTTGTTCACATGATCTTTTTAGTTAGCTCATATCAAATGCTGGTCTAAACAAGCGACTCTCCTAAACTGGCCtatcttatttaaaaatgtacactactgtttaaaggtttggggttgtatttttttttttgtttcttaaaagtctcttatgctcaccaaatcagcatttctttaataaaaaatacagtaaaatagtgaaatattattacaaattgaaataactgttttctatttcattatattttaaaataaattttattcctgtgattcaaaactgagtcttcagtgtcacatgatttttcagaaatcattctaatatgtcgatttgctgcttaagaaacattttatttctttatttgaaatggaaatcctttggaataatgtaaaaaaaattgtcttcaCTGtgatgtttgatcaatttaatgcattcatgctgaataaagtcatttctttctaaatgaattttactgaccccaaaacaTTTCAAACGTAGTGAAttttcctatatatatatatatataatttaaacattatatttaaacattatatttatagATATTCATACAGTTATAAATGGtagtttataaatatttatatatcacaatttattattatgtgatattaaaaaaacattttaatattttacactttaatttaattaacattttaacatggCTTGTATTTATGGTTCACAACAAGAGTAAATCATTTGTAGAAATCGGGTTATATTGACACACAAATCACACAAATTCCTACCCGATGGTGAAGTCACatcagaaaacagaaaacaaatctgatttttatatatatatatatatatatatatatatatatatatatatatataattgggaattgcaaaatagataaattgAAAATGTCAGATTCAGTATTCATTTTGCTGTTCACACTGTCATCCAACATTTGGGTCACATTCAAATGCAAGGTGAACATTGCCAAAATTACCATTTGTTGAGagataatttttaatataaaggtGTTTGATGGTTTTGTCTTGGCAGTTAATTTTGGGCGATTATAAATGGTTGTCCTATGAGGAGATGGACACTCAGGTCAGTCAGTTTGGGAGTGGACTGGCAGCACTAGGCCAACAGCCAAAAAGCACCATCGCGATTTTCTGTGAGACACGGGCAGAGTGGATGATCACGGCTCAGACCTGCTTCAGACGCAATTTCCCATGTAAggaaacaaattatttttgctctcattttctctttttttcccctaagGAAAAATGATTTCAAGTGAGTCATAGGTTTTATCCCTTCATGCTTTAATGTGATGACGCATTGATGTACTGTGAATGTTTGTCTTGATCTTCTTTTGTTAATCTGTGTTTCATGTGGTTTTTGTAGTGGTCACATTTTATGCAACTCTAGGAGAAGAGGCAGTGTCTTTCGGATTGAATGAGTGTGGAGCTACACACTTGGTCACCAGCGTGGAATTGCTGGAAACCACACTGAAGGTGAGCTAAAGACAGCGACGTAACAGTTTCAGTGTTTCCTGTACTACTGTCATTACAGATTCACAGCAAAACAGTATATTACTCAAGCTGATTTTTGAATCGAATGGGTTAAAATGACAGGGTCCAATTGAATCAGTGCCAATTTAGCACGTTTTTCAATTCCATTCTCTTTGCTAACTGAACTCATAAAACCAGCGTAGTccttataacaaacaaacaaattcccAGTGCTTTTAAACAGGACTCATGATCTCATGGGTTATTAGTTTGAATCACTGAATGAACTCACTGAATCAGTTAGAACAGTTAACAAAATAACATCTGACTCACTGAATCACATGTCTTTATATTCAGTCATGTTCTATAAGAAGAGGGTATAACAGTAACAAGTCAGGCCCTGTACTGTAGTTCAAATTTTTCCAGCGGACATTGATATTTGGTTGAATCCATGCTCTTTTGgtgaccaaaattcaatgtCACGACCTGTTCTAATGCCAATGTCAACTTGACAGAATACTGTCAAAAGCTGATGTTGATATTTTGTTGGCTTTTAAGGTGTGGTACTAAGTAACCAAAATTCATGCCAGCAACATATTGACAAAACACCGGCATTTAGCCATGATGGTATGTCATAATGTTAACTTTCACACAGCTTTAATATATAACATCATTAGATGGGTTGTAAGTCATCGTATTAAGTAACCAAAATTAAACGTCCATCCAATGTTGGGTTTTGATGTCAATCAGattttcaaatcaaagtttaaCTTGACATCTGGTGCCACCTGGGTTTACTTGCCCTGCCacttgaaatatttatatttttcattaaatattctgTTTCCATGACAATTTTTATTCCCCTACAGAGTGTTCTTCCACAAATCCCCAATCTGAGGCACATCATTTATGTGGACAGGAAGAGCATCAGCACAGCGGGATATCCACAAGGCATCCAGATCCACAGCATGCACTCTGTGCAAGAGCTGGGAGCCAAGCCAGAAAACTGTAAGAAAGGGCACCAACTTTACgcttgacattttatttatatgctaATTAACCTCTTCAGTGATTGCCTGTAGTTTACCCACAGTTCACCCATACAATATTGATCTGAATAGAGATTTGCACTGTAATAGATTCATCTCTATCACCAGAGGAGAAAACAATGTGCGCTTTGTGTTGCAGTGAGCAGACCCATAGTGAAGCCCGTCCCATCAGACCTCGCTGTTATTATGTACACCAGCGGCTCCACCGGTAGACCTAAAGGGGTAATGATCTTTCACAGTAACCTGATCGGGGGCATGGCAGGCCAGTGCGAGAGGATACCTGGATTGGGGTGTGTATAAATATCAATAGGGTGCCACAGTGGCCACCTAGTTTTTCAgcagatttaattttttaaatatagttttcccatttattttctttaaccATACAGATTTTTCAAATATCTTAGTGTTATAAGCCAAAACAAAACCAACTAGCTATGAGGTGAAACacaatattatgcactttttataCCTTAATTTGAAGCAAAACTGCATTTGAAAATCAGACGAAAAGATACAAGAATGTGTATTTACAGCTTTAATGAGAGAAATAACTATAAAGCATTGCCAATTATATaagcaaattaaaaaacaatggAGAAATATGAAACCATTGATTTAAAGATGTtagttaattatatataataattaaataactgtGTGTTTCTTGGAAGTGGGTGGGGCTTAAAGAGTTCGTTTggattgatttgtttattttctattcCTTATTAGAAGAGATTCTCTGCAAAGTCATgagtaatgtagtttttcaccaggaaATTATGATTATTGAAAATTAAGTTGAAATAATATGGGCTGATGtcttcaacaaaagcatataccATTGATTAACAACCTTGTAGCTCACAGTAGGTCTGTCTTTAATGGTTTAAAAGTTATTTCTAAAAATCAATTCACCAGTGGAAAATATAAATGGGGATTTTGCTTTTGGAACTTGATTGTTGCTTTCCATTAATGCAACTGTTCCTGACTGAAATGCTTATTAGTTTTGCTTTAATATGCCTGTATGCCTCCACAGACCTAAGGATACGTATATTGCCTATCTTCCTCTTGCTCATGTGCTGGAAATGACGGCTGAGATCTCGTGTGTGACGTACGGCTGCAGGATCGGCTATTCCTCACCACAAACACTTTCTGATCAGGTACTGCACCTCAATTTATCAGATAAATGTAgtcacacatttacacacatgtATGaggtttttacaaaataaggAAATGATGTTAATCTCAGATGATTGAATggcttgtttttgctttgtagTCAACCAAAATTAAGAAGGGAAGTAAAGGTGACTGCACCGTGCTAAAACCTACTCTAATGGCCGCCGTACCTGTAAGTCTGACTCCTCTAAACGTTTTCACCTGGTTTTACTCGCAACAATCATGTTAAAATCTCACACTCCTATTTTCTCTGTCAGGAAATAATGGATCGGATCAATAAGAACGTCATGAGTAAAGTGCAGGAGATGAGCTTCGTGCAGAGAACCCTGTTCAAACTGGCCTACAACTACAAGCTTGAGCAGATCAAGAAGGGTTACGATGCGCCCCTGTGCAATATGTAAGAAGCAATTTAAAATAGGCCTTCGCTTAATCACATTTGCTCTTGTTAATGAGTCTGGAGTTTTAATCGCCTTTGTTCCCTCATGTGTTCAGTTTGTTTAAGAAAGTGAGAGCTCTGCTGGGTGGAAACGTGCGTATGATGCTGTCCGGAGGAGCCCCTCT harbors:
- the acsl4a gene encoding long-chain-fatty-acid--CoA ligase 4; this encodes MDPSTVLLFPVHVVVWLYSLLSFLPWYFLTGAQKKKALAKRLKSKSTTGQADGPYRSVDRFDSLVTEDLAGKDTLDKLFDNAVERFGKADCLGTREVLSKENETQPSGKVFKKLILGDYKWLSYEEMDTQVSQFGSGLAALGQQPKSTIAIFCETRAEWMITAQTCFRRNFPLVTFYATLGEEAVSFGLNECGATHLVTSVELLETTLKSVLPQIPNLRHIIYVDRKSISTAGYPQGIQIHSMHSVQELGAKPENLSRPIVKPVPSDLAVIMYTSGSTGRPKGVMIFHSNLIGGMAGQCERIPGLGPKDTYIAYLPLAHVLEMTAEISCVTYGCRIGYSSPQTLSDQSTKIKKGSKGDCTVLKPTLMAAVPEIMDRINKNVMSKVQEMSFVQRTLFKLAYNYKLEQIKKGYDAPLCNILFKKVRALLGGNVRMMLSGGAPLSPATQRFMNICFCCPVGQGYGLTETCGAGTITEVADYSTGRVGAPLICCEVKLKDWAEGGYTKHDKPHPRGEILIGGPNVTMGYSRSEGCNNEDFFVDENGQRWFCTGDIGEMHPDGCLQIVDRKKDLVKLQAGEYVSLGKVESALKNCSLIDNICAYANSDQNYVISFIVPNQKKLTALANQKGIEGTWEEICNHPVMEREVLREIKEVATSIKLQRFEIPVMVHLSPEPWTPETGLVTDAFKLKRKELKNHYLNDIERMYGHK